Genomic segment of Neoarius graeffei isolate fNeoGra1 chromosome 7, fNeoGra1.pri, whole genome shotgun sequence:
TCAGCTAGGCAAGGGTGCTTGGAAATGAGCGCTTTCCCAACCATGCTAAACTGCCTATCCGTGGCAGAAACACCATACTTGACTATTTCTTGAGTTAGTCCATGGAGAATGTCTGATTTAAGTTTCGGGTCTGCGTCTGCACAAAGCAAAGTACGCATCTCCCTGTACACTGCATCTGCCTTCTGGAGTTTCAATTCAGCATCGTAAGAAAACATCGGGCAGTGGAAGGTGGAAGGCCAAAGTGACCTTGACCCAGATGGCTCAGAATCTGGGGAAGAGATTACATCCGTGTCAGCACTGCTAAGCGATGGGGATGAGGGCCCCTCAAAATCAGAAATCGTGGAGGGAGCAGCAGTGGAGATGGGGCGAGTAGTATTCATACACGTGAAAGTATCTGGAACTATTCTAATTGTCCCTCTATCTTGTACTTCATTCATGGAAGTAAGGTTCATAAAGTCATTCCCAAACAGTGGGTCCATGAACTGTAGTCTGAAATTGGATGTTAAACCACACTGCCTCTTTACTTCACAAACCAGGTCCTCTATTGCTCCAGGAAGTCCACTTGGGAATGTCAATCTTTGGCACGTGTTGTCCGCCAGAACAATTTTCAGTATTGCTGGAGAACTCATGGCCAGTCTGCCAAGACAATAAAAAATATGAACAGTTAAATACGTAGAAAGACACCATCCTTGTTAATAAGGTTGGGTTGACCGGAGACAGTTGCAACACTTTTTGCATGTGGTTCTGTTACTCaaacattttggattttttttctcatacaaTAACCTTACATCTATATTCTTCACAATTTGTATTTGAATGCAAGTCGGCAAATGTTGCAATTGCCCACAGTACTGGAGACAGTTGCAACATTGGTTGGGGATGGTTGtaacacattacaaatgcagtgtaAATCCAGTTTTAATAAAATGATTGTTATTAATGCATTAAGATAAGGCCCCTGTTATATACAGTATTTGCTGTTAACAGAATGGCATTGACCAGTTTGTACTGTATTATTAAAGACTCTAATGTCGTAGTAGTGTAGTACTGTTTTAAAGTCTTTTTAATGATTAGTACAGCATTCTACCCGTGGAATGGTGTGCAATATGTGGCTACGAATGTAGCTTAGTTTTATTTAAATACATCCTGAAGCGCTTATGCAATCTGTTTGCTTTTTGTCTGCAATAGGAATCCAACTAAGCATGTACAAGTATCACTATAACTTGTTTCTAGTGAAGAAAACCTGCATGTGGAAACCATCGTGTTGCTACTGCCCCAGGTCTCCCCAAATTCTTAACAATCAATATTGCACATAAATTCAACTGCAATGTGAAGACTTGCAACAAAAAGATAAAGTAAAAGGGCATTTATATAAAACTTAAATTCAACTAACCTTTAATGAGGATATGTCTTTTTAACGCAACCATGCGACTTGATCCAACAAAGTAATCAGCCAATGGATAAGGGTCACAGAGGTCAGTGATAGTCACAAGCTTTAATTCTCTTGCTGGTGACACACTCAGCTCAAAGGCTCTGTAGTGCCCATTATACCACCCACAAAGTAATTTGAGAAAGAGGAGCAGCTGTTCATTTTCAACACACATCTGAATGATTTCAGCAAACTCTGTCAATCCACTTACTGATCCATAAGTTACTATCATCCCTTTTTCATAGAGTATGCCACTGCTACATGCCTTCTTGGCAAGGTGCACCACAGATGCACTGGGAAATTTTGCCCTAAAAGCCTGTGCCACGTCCTCCTTCAGGACACTGACTGGTACAGTGGACACATGGGGTACATCAAGGGTAGATTTACCATATGAGGGGGAATTCATGTGAAAACCAAGCATATATTGGTGTTTCGAGGCCAAAGTCAGTGGCACATTCTTAAAGCAATGTGTGTGCTTCACAACCCGCTTGAAAAAGCCATGTTTCGCTTCAAATCGAAGTGTCCAGAGTACAACTAGAGGGCCGAAATTCCTCATCAAGACAGGATAATGCTCTACTAAATGGTGCTTTGGAAGGAGTTGAACATCAGGGAACAATGCCTTATATCTGGTCCTGTGCTCAATTATTTTGCTGTGAAGGTATGAAATGGATTCATCGTTGTGTACTGGGCCAAAAACAAGCTCAACAATGTCTTTGAGATCCATTAATACCAGCC
This window contains:
- the LOC132889550 gene encoding uncharacterized protein LOC132889550 isoform X2; translation: MVVMKNCGPLYHASCPSLIYCIGPNINPFLFLTVNVAVQGMSVSCSKLAMSSPAILKIVLADNTCQRLTFPSGLPGAIEDLVCEVKRQCGLTSNFRLQFMDPLFGNDFMNLTSMNEVQDRGTIRIVPDTFTCMNTTRPISTAAPSTISDFEGPSSPSLSSADTDVISSPDSEPSGSRSLWPSTFHCPMFSYDAELKLQKADAVYREMRTLLCADADPKLKSDILHGLTQEIVKYGVSATDRQFSMVGKALISKHPCLAEENSFTGYAGWKISLKNKLAMYRSRLRKLGCPEVMINSVQGTPGVKTSPALGIKKTEEI
- the LOC132889550 gene encoding uncharacterized protein LOC132889550 isoform X1: MISKKLFTLHDLNQAILAFPYKWSDKTNKPHVLPQNISSRKSIGGNAHENWCLLRLLPFLIGSFVPDDEPAWLVLMDLKDIVELVFGPVHNDESISYLHSKIIEHRTRYKALFPDVQLLPKHHLVEHYPVLMRNFGPLVVLWTLRFEAKHGFFKRVVKHTHCFKNVPLTLASKHQYMLGFHMNSPSYGKSTLDVPHVSTVPVSVLKEDVAQAFRAKFPSASVVHLAKKACSSGILYEKGMIVTYGSVSGLTEFAEIIQMCVENEQLLLFLKLLCGWYNGHYRAFELSVSPARELKLVTITDLCDPYPLADYFVGSSRMVALKRHILIKG
- the LOC132889550 gene encoding uncharacterized protein LOC132889550 isoform X3; this encodes MTSHLYSCCFSSLKNVNVAVQGMSVSCSKLAMSSPAILKIVLADNTCQRLTFPSGLPGAIEDLVCEVKRQCGLTSNFRLQFMDPLFGNDFMNLTSMNEVQDRGTIRIVPDTFTCMNTTRPISTAAPSTISDFEGPSSPSLSSADTDVISSPDSEPSGSRSLWPSTFHCPMFSYDAELKLQKADAVYREMRTLLCADADPKLKSDILHGLTQEIVKYGVSATDRQFSMVGKALISKHPCLAEENSFTGYAGWKISLKNKLAMYRSRLRKLGCPEVMINSVQGTPGVKTSPALGIKKTEEI